A genomic window from Anthocerotibacter panamensis C109 includes:
- a CDS encoding PP2C family protein-serine/threonine phosphatase has product MTTLRVTAYAHTDVGQVRTQNQDQCLIADLTAKHQSREKLDHNIGSSGSLFVVADGVGGARKGDIASRLAVDALYEALIQREAAPTPDAFAQNLEEAVQQAHQTVCTYAATHEIPQMGTTLTAGGIWENYLFTAQVGDSRAYILRDGDLVQITRDQSLVYTLLQEGYITPAEARTHPKKNIILQSIGQPGVLEVVITQHQLQDGDTVLLCSDGLHGMVEHSHIEEILLHTSSAAQSVAHLIERSNAEGGKDNIAVLVVRLHAS; this is encoded by the coding sequence ATGACAACACTGCGTGTCACCGCTTACGCCCACACCGATGTCGGACAGGTCCGCACCCAGAACCAGGACCAGTGCCTGATCGCTGACCTGACCGCAAAACACCAGAGCCGGGAGAAGTTGGACCACAACATTGGCTCCTCGGGTAGTCTTTTTGTTGTTGCCGATGGGGTGGGTGGAGCCCGCAAGGGAGATATCGCCAGTCGTCTAGCTGTGGATGCGCTCTACGAAGCCTTGATCCAACGGGAGGCAGCCCCCACACCGGATGCCTTTGCCCAAAACTTAGAGGAAGCCGTCCAGCAGGCGCACCAGACCGTGTGCACCTATGCCGCCACCCATGAGATTCCCCAGATGGGTACAACCTTGACCGCCGGGGGTATCTGGGAAAACTATCTGTTCACCGCTCAGGTCGGGGATTCGCGTGCCTATATCTTGCGCGACGGAGATCTAGTGCAGATTACCCGAGACCAATCCTTGGTCTACACCCTACTCCAGGAAGGCTATATCACGCCTGCCGAAGCCCGGACCCATCCCAAAAAAAATATCATTCTCCAGTCGATTGGTCAGCCAGGAGTGCTTGAGGTGGTCATTACGCAACACCAGCTTCAGGATGGAGACACGGTGCTATTGTGTAGCGACGGACTCCATGGCATGGTCGAACATAGCCATATCGAGGAGATTCTCCTCCATACTTCTTCTGCGGCTCAGAGTGTTGCACACCTGATCGAACGCTCTAACGCTGAGGGAGGTAAGGACAATATTGCGGTTCTCGTCGTCCGTTTGCACGCTAGTTGA
- a CDS encoding aspartyl/asparaginyl beta-hydroxylase domain-containing protein has translation MSKNLFLPKAVFYETATFEFTSQLEANWQTIRRELSQLRQGDFIAWPEKYLYGKGWDIFGLYAFGIKVAANCSLCPETTRLVEAIPNLVTAGFSSLIPGTHIAPHNGYPDGLLRCHLGLTVPPGCGIRVGHEVRVWEEGKCLVFDDTAEHEAWNKGETTRVVLLLDFKAPPGLLSSPPQDADRAKEKGKGLGSVLNFFKKK, from the coding sequence ATGTCAAAAAACCTCTTTCTACCGAAAGCCGTGTTTTACGAAACAGCTACTTTTGAGTTCACCAGCCAGCTAGAAGCGAACTGGCAGACGATCCGGCGGGAGTTGAGCCAATTGCGCCAAGGAGACTTTATCGCATGGCCTGAGAAATATCTCTACGGTAAGGGTTGGGATATCTTTGGCCTCTATGCTTTTGGCATCAAAGTCGCGGCTAACTGTAGCCTCTGCCCCGAGACGACAAGGCTGGTCGAGGCCATTCCCAATCTGGTCACAGCAGGCTTTTCTTCGCTGATACCTGGAACGCACATCGCGCCCCATAACGGCTATCCCGATGGCCTCCTGCGGTGCCACCTTGGTCTGACAGTTCCTCCGGGTTGTGGCATCCGTGTCGGGCATGAGGTCCGGGTTTGGGAGGAAGGTAAGTGCCTAGTCTTTGATGATACTGCCGAACACGAAGCCTGGAACAAAGGGGAGACGACCCGAGTCGTACTGCTGCTGGACTTCAAAGCCCCCCCCGGACTCTTGAGTAGCCCCCCCCAAGACGCTGACAGGGCCAAAGAAAAGGGCAAAGGACTCGGCAGTGTCCTCAACTTCTTCAAAAAAAAGTGA
- the gshA gene encoding glutamate--cysteine ligase, with protein MSLLKGFEVEMYTGTPQGVAVGLSRRIVTDLKDFVREPDQRNVEYVTPPLRSYQDLLCALVKPRRQLREYLKTLGNYTILPGSTLALSGSDHFERSAPENPYHDLIEKHYGTRVVTTSIHINFGLDTPELILKALRLMRLEAPLVLALSASSPFFDGQVTGYHSTRWGLFPQTPAWVPLFTSHQHYCSWVEEQLKLGTMWNERHLWTSVRPNGNHRPYDINRVELRISDLVSDPSLLLGITVLLEQRLLDLVAGRIPDPLTASKFTPDELVSLTYENEKAASRNSIDAQLIHWQTGETLTVREWVSRWVDDSLASSQLPGTACYVEKVSHLLQQGNEATRWLGQYQLGLPIETIMQMAITDMEEQEEQLLTQECLEHH; from the coding sequence ATGAGTTTACTCAAGGGGTTCGAAGTCGAGATGTATACAGGCACCCCCCAGGGTGTGGCCGTAGGACTGTCCAGGCGGATCGTGACGGATTTGAAGGACTTTGTACGCGAGCCTGACCAGCGCAATGTGGAGTATGTCACCCCGCCGCTGCGTAGCTATCAGGATCTGCTGTGTGCCTTAGTCAAGCCCCGCCGTCAGTTGCGCGAATACCTCAAGACCCTCGGCAACTACACTATCCTCCCCGGCAGCACCTTGGCTTTGAGCGGGAGTGACCACTTCGAGCGCTCAGCCCCCGAAAATCCCTATCATGACCTCATTGAAAAACACTACGGCACGCGGGTTGTCACCACCAGCATCCACATCAACTTCGGACTCGACACCCCGGAACTTATCCTCAAAGCACTCCGCCTAATGCGGCTGGAGGCTCCTTTGGTCCTAGCGCTCAGTGCTTCTTCTCCCTTTTTTGATGGTCAGGTGACAGGCTACCACTCTACTCGTTGGGGCCTTTTCCCACAGACCCCCGCTTGGGTACCGCTTTTCACCTCCCATCAGCACTACTGTAGTTGGGTTGAGGAACAACTCAAGCTCGGGACGATGTGGAATGAACGCCATCTCTGGACCTCGGTGCGCCCCAACGGGAACCATCGCCCCTACGACATCAACCGCGTCGAGTTGCGCATCAGCGACTTGGTGAGCGATCCCAGCCTGCTTCTGGGCATCACCGTGCTTCTGGAACAACGCCTCTTAGACCTCGTTGCCGGACGTATCCCTGACCCTCTGACCGCCAGCAAATTCACCCCAGATGAACTCGTCTCACTGACCTACGAAAATGAAAAGGCTGCCAGCCGCAACAGTATTGACGCCCAACTGATCCACTGGCAAACCGGAGAGACGCTCACCGTCCGTGAATGGGTCAGCCGTTGGGTAGACGATAGCCTCGCCTCCTCCCAGTTACCCGGTACGGCCTGTTATGTCGAGAAGGTCAGCCATCTGTTGCAACAAGGCAATGAAGCCACACGCTGGTTAGGCCAATACCAACTCGGTCTGCCGATTGAGACCATTATGCAGATGGCAATCACGGACATGGAGGAGCAGGAGGAACAACTCCTGACCCAGGAATGTCTGGAGCACCACTAG
- a CDS encoding pyridoxal phosphate-dependent aminotransferase: MHLARRVTELTPSLTLAVTAQAARLKAQGVDICSLGAGEPDFDTPDFIKEAAHTALDRGETKYGPVEGHPQLREAIAHKLATENQLPYQAKNILVTNGGKQSLYNLMMTLVDPGDEVLIPAPYWVSYPEMVILCGGVPVIIPTTRSTSYKVTPERLESYISARTRLVVLNSPCNPTGMVYSREELVALARVMVRHDLLVVSDEIYEKLVYGDLTHTSIGSLGEEIFARTIVSNGFSKAYAMTGWRLGYLAGPEAIIQAASSIQGHSTSNVATFVQRGGIAALSDPSAPETIAGMRTVFAQRRDLVCDRLAQIPQVRFVRPEGAFYVLVDISQTGFTSQQFCEKLLVTEQIAAVPGIAFGADDHIRLSYATATATLEKALDRLARFMHSYQWAKR, from the coding sequence ATGCATCTTGCCCGACGTGTCACCGAGCTTACGCCCTCGCTGACTCTGGCGGTTACGGCCCAGGCTGCACGGCTGAAGGCTCAAGGCGTGGATATTTGTAGCTTGGGGGCGGGGGAGCCGGATTTTGACACCCCGGACTTTATCAAAGAAGCTGCCCACACCGCCCTGGACCGGGGAGAAACCAAGTATGGCCCCGTGGAAGGCCATCCCCAACTGCGCGAAGCCATTGCCCACAAACTTGCCACTGAGAACCAACTCCCCTATCAAGCTAAAAATATTCTCGTCACCAACGGGGGGAAGCAGTCGCTCTACAACCTGATGATGACGCTGGTGGACCCCGGCGATGAAGTGCTCATTCCCGCGCCCTATTGGGTGAGTTACCCGGAGATGGTGATTCTTTGCGGCGGCGTACCCGTCATCATCCCCACTACCCGCTCAACCAGCTATAAAGTAACCCCAGAGCGTCTGGAGTCCTATATCTCCGCGCGCACCCGTCTGGTCGTCCTTAACTCCCCCTGCAACCCCACCGGTATGGTCTACAGTCGGGAGGAACTTGTTGCTCTAGCACGGGTGATGGTCCGGCATGACCTGTTGGTGGTCTCCGACGAAATCTATGAAAAGTTGGTCTATGGCGACCTGACCCATACCAGCATCGGGAGCTTGGGGGAGGAGATTTTTGCTCGGACCATCGTCAGCAATGGCTTCAGTAAAGCCTACGCCATGACAGGTTGGCGCTTGGGTTATTTGGCTGGCCCGGAGGCTATCATTCAGGCGGCGAGCAGCATCCAAGGCCATAGCACCTCCAATGTTGCGACCTTTGTCCAACGGGGGGGCATCGCCGCCTTGAGCGACCCATCAGCCCCTGAGACGATTGCCGGGATGCGGACGGTTTTCGCGCAGCGCCGGGACCTCGTCTGTGACCGACTCGCGCAGATTCCCCAAGTACGTTTTGTCCGACCTGAGGGGGCGTTTTATGTTCTGGTAGACATCAGCCAGACGGGATTCACCAGCCAGCAGTTTTGCGAAAAGCTCTTGGTCACAGAACAGATAGCCGCCGTTCCGGGGATTGCCTTTGGCGCAGATGACCACATCCGCCTCTCCTACGCCACGGCTACCGCCACGCTCGAAAAAGCTCTCGACCGTCTCGCTCGCTTTATGCATAGCTACCAGTGGGCTAAGCGATAG
- a CDS encoding DUF3119 family protein, with amino-acid sequence MLHTLQPSYAVPIGVAVLTPLVFGWSPVLGVLIGLFALFLTWQAATLRIVFTPTAFEVGRSGVLIVSFPYADWISWRVFWRGFPVLLYFREVKSIHFIPVLFDGKALVEHLEHFVGKER; translated from the coding sequence GTGCTACATACCCTTCAGCCCAGCTACGCTGTCCCTATCGGGGTAGCCGTGCTTACGCCGCTAGTTTTTGGGTGGTCACCTGTATTGGGTGTGCTAATCGGGTTATTTGCACTGTTTTTGACTTGGCAGGCGGCAACGTTGCGGATTGTTTTTACGCCGACTGCTTTTGAGGTTGGGCGCTCTGGGGTGCTGATTGTTAGTTTTCCCTATGCGGACTGGATATCCTGGCGTGTCTTCTGGCGGGGCTTTCCGGTCCTTTTATATTTCCGGGAAGTCAAGAGTATTCACTTTATCCCAGTGCTCTTCGACGGGAAGGCTCTGGTGGAACATCTGGAACATTTTGTCGGGAAGGAGCGCTAA
- a CDS encoding secondary thiamine-phosphate synthase enzyme YjbQ, with amino-acid sequence MPHMQTTLKIPTRPKSLQSISREIAAVVERSGIELGLCVVFLRHTSASLLIQENADPDVLQDLEMFFEKLVPETLPYRHATEGPDDMPSHIRTALTSTSETIPIRAGRLALGTWQGIYVWEHRDHSHLREVVVHIMGEKTGQGA; translated from the coding sequence ATGCCTCACATGCAGACGACCCTCAAGATTCCTACTCGCCCTAAGTCCCTCCAGTCTATAAGTCGGGAGATCGCCGCTGTGGTGGAACGCTCCGGTATTGAGCTTGGGCTGTGTGTTGTATTTTTGCGCCACACTTCAGCAAGTTTGCTCATCCAAGAGAATGCCGACCCCGATGTGCTCCAAGACCTGGAAATGTTTTTTGAAAAGCTGGTGCCCGAAACCCTCCCCTACCGCCACGCCACCGAAGGACCGGACGATATGCCTTCTCATATCCGCACCGCCCTCACCAGCACTTCTGAGACTATTCCTATCCGCGCCGGACGCCTCGCCCTCGGGACTTGGCAGGGTATCTATGTCTGGGAACATCGCGACCATAGCCATCTGCGCGAAGTCGTCGTACATATCATGGGCGAGAAGACCGGTCAAGGGGCCTGA
- a CDS encoding circularly permuted type 2 ATP-grasp protein, with the protein MKSVLTPYEVGPHYDEMFTAEGVPREHYQKLVQFLEHLSPEQLSQRVQAAQAAFLERGVTFGVYGSSEGTEKIFPFDIIPRIIAAQEWEQVERGLVQRLLALNLFLKDIYHDQLILKDKVVPEELVYSSTQYRPEFRGLDVPRDVYVHVCGTDLIRHPDGSYRVLEDNLRVPSGVSYVLENRRVMKQVFPAVFENNQVRTVVDYPQRLLQSLRQISSLPDPSVVVLTPGVYNSAYFEHTFLALQMGAELVEGRDLVVENDRVYAKTIEGLRPVDIIYRRMDDDFLDPEVFRKDSTLGIPGLMRAYRKGRVILANAIGTGVADDKVIYTYVPDIIRYYLGEEAVLQNVETFRAEDASHLAYILEHMPELVVKEADNSGGYGMLIGPRATKAELALFREKVLAEPRKYLAQPVVNFSRHPTYYPEDQALFGCHIDLRPYILNNGEDIWVMPGGLTRVALKKGSLVVNSSQGGGSKDTWVLDH; encoded by the coding sequence ATGAAATCTGTCCTGACGCCTTACGAAGTGGGTCCCCACTACGATGAAATGTTCACCGCTGAGGGCGTCCCGCGGGAGCACTACCAAAAATTAGTACAGTTTCTGGAGCACCTAAGTCCTGAACAGTTGTCGCAGCGGGTCCAAGCAGCGCAGGCAGCTTTTTTGGAGCGGGGGGTGACTTTTGGCGTCTACGGCTCCAGTGAGGGCACCGAGAAGATTTTCCCTTTTGACATCATCCCGCGCATTATTGCAGCTCAGGAGTGGGAGCAGGTCGAGCGGGGTTTGGTTCAGCGGCTGTTGGCGCTCAACCTTTTTCTGAAAGATATCTATCACGACCAGCTCATCCTTAAAGATAAAGTGGTCCCCGAGGAGTTGGTCTATTCCTCGACCCAGTACCGCCCGGAGTTTCGGGGGTTGGATGTCCCGAGAGATGTCTATGTCCATGTCTGCGGGACCGATCTCATCCGCCATCCCGACGGCAGCTACCGGGTGTTGGAGGACAATCTGCGGGTACCCTCGGGGGTCTCCTATGTCCTAGAGAACCGCCGCGTGATGAAGCAGGTCTTCCCGGCGGTCTTTGAAAACAATCAGGTCCGCACGGTGGTCGATTATCCACAACGGCTGCTCCAGAGTCTGCGCCAGATCTCTTCCCTCCCGGACCCGAGCGTGGTCGTGCTCACGCCTGGAGTCTATAACTCGGCTTATTTTGAGCACACGTTTCTTGCACTCCAGATGGGGGCAGAATTGGTGGAAGGCCGGGATCTGGTCGTGGAAAATGACCGGGTCTACGCCAAAACAATTGAGGGGTTGAGGCCGGTGGACATCATCTATCGGCGCATGGATGACGATTTTTTGGACCCGGAGGTCTTCCGCAAGGACTCAACTTTGGGCATTCCGGGCTTGATGCGCGCCTACCGCAAAGGTCGGGTCATTCTCGCTAACGCCATCGGCACCGGGGTGGCAGATGACAAAGTCATCTACACCTATGTCCCTGACATCATCCGCTACTATCTGGGCGAAGAAGCGGTTTTGCAGAACGTCGAGACCTTCCGCGCCGAGGACGCTAGCCACCTCGCTTATATTCTGGAGCACATGCCCGAGTTGGTCGTCAAAGAGGCGGACAATTCGGGGGGCTATGGCATGTTAATAGGTCCAAGGGCCACGAAAGCCGAACTCGCACTCTTCCGGGAGAAGGTTTTGGCTGAGCCGCGCAAGTATTTGGCCCAGCCGGTGGTCAATTTTTCGCGCCACCCGACGTACTATCCCGAAGATCAGGCGCTTTTTGGCTGTCACATCGACCTACGCCCCTACATCCTCAACAACGGCGAGGATATCTGGGTCATGCCCGGTGGACTCACTCGGGTCGCTCTCAAGAAGGGTTCGCTAGTGGTCAATTCCTCGCAGGGCGGTGGTAGTAAAGATACCTGGGTCCTCGACCATTGA
- a CDS encoding ATPase domain-containing protein: MTFDRIERIQSGVRNFDLIVEGGIPVYSVNIITGHPGSGKTIFAQQILFNVATTEHPAIFFTTLSEPSVKMIRYQRNFDFFNPNKIGSAIYFLDLGDIIRNEGLARTTEVIIEYVKQLGPRYIVVDSFKAIYDLASSPMDVRKFGYDLAVELSTWECTTFLVGEYTMDEVETQPIFAIADGVIHLNYQSQGLQRLRYIEVLKMRGTNTFGGKHSFTIDSEGVTVYPRITGPNTDHLESYEISMRRISSGVVELDKMLDSGFLEGSATLIVGGAGTGKTLLGLHFICEGVLRGEPGVIVTFQESPTQLASIAQTFGWNLLEMQQNQLLRIIYTSPVELNADQHAAFVRKAVAAIGAKRVLIDSLMDLEAALDDKGRYRDYVSAVVNFFRVKGVTSILTDEVPELFALSKLSSYGVSYLSDNVILLRYVEHGAEIDRTIGVLKMRSSAHSKEHRLYHITNQGIEITPSRVLEV, from the coding sequence GTGACGTTTGACCGGATTGAGCGCATCCAGAGTGGTGTGCGCAACTTCGATTTGATCGTTGAAGGAGGCATTCCGGTCTATTCCGTGAATATTATTACGGGCCATCCGGGTTCTGGTAAAACGATCTTTGCCCAACAGATTCTCTTTAATGTCGCAACCACAGAACACCCAGCGATCTTCTTCACCACGCTGTCCGAGCCTTCAGTCAAGATGATCCGCTATCAGCGCAATTTTGATTTCTTCAACCCCAACAAGATTGGCTCGGCGATCTATTTTCTCGATTTGGGTGACATCATTCGTAACGAGGGTTTGGCGCGTACCACTGAAGTCATCATCGAGTACGTCAAGCAATTGGGTCCACGCTACATTGTTGTCGATAGTTTCAAGGCTATTTATGACTTGGCAAGCTCCCCGATGGACGTGCGCAAGTTTGGCTATGACTTGGCCGTAGAACTCTCGACTTGGGAATGCACGACCTTTTTGGTGGGTGAGTACACCATGGATGAAGTGGAGACCCAGCCCATCTTCGCCATCGCCGATGGGGTTATCCACCTCAACTACCAGTCTCAGGGGCTCCAACGCCTGCGCTACATCGAAGTTTTGAAGATGCGGGGCACCAATACCTTTGGCGGCAAACATAGCTTTACCATCGATAGCGAGGGCGTGACGGTCTATCCACGCATCACCGGCCCCAATACAGACCATCTCGAGTCCTATGAAATCTCGATGCGCCGGATCTCCTCGGGGGTTGTCGAACTTGACAAGATGCTCGATAGTGGCTTTTTGGAGGGTTCCGCCACCTTGATTGTCGGCGGGGCGGGGACGGGCAAGACCTTGTTGGGCCTACATTTCATCTGCGAAGGGGTACTCAGAGGGGAGCCAGGGGTCATCGTCACCTTCCAGGAATCTCCGACTCAGTTGGCGTCCATCGCCCAAACCTTCGGCTGGAATCTTCTAGAGATGCAGCAAAACCAGCTCCTGCGCATCATCTATACCTCCCCCGTCGAACTCAACGCCGACCAACACGCCGCCTTTGTCCGCAAAGCGGTGGCTGCCATCGGGGCCAAGCGGGTCCTCATCGATAGCCTGATGGACCTAGAGGCGGCGTTAGATGACAAGGGCCGCTACCGCGATTATGTCTCAGCGGTGGTCAACTTCTTCCGAGTCAAGGGCGTAACCTCGATCCTCACCGACGAAGTGCCCGAACTGTTTGCCTTGTCCAAGCTCAGTAGCTACGGCGTGAGCTATCTGTCGGACAATGTGATTCTCTTGCGCTATGTGGAGCATGGAGCGGAGATTGACCGTACCATCGGTGTGCTCAAAATGCGCTCTAGCGCTCACTCCAAAGAGCACCGCCTCTACCACATCACCAACCAGGGCATCGAGATCACCCCATCACGGGTGCTGGAAGTCTAG